Part of the Thermodesulfatator atlanticus DSM 21156 genome is shown below.
TGTCATCCTGAGCCAAAGGCGAAGGATCCATTAATCGACCTGTGGATTCTTCGGGCCCAAGGCCCTCAGAATGACAAAAGAGAATCGCTCCCTCAGAAGAATGACAAAAAAAGCTCGTACCATCAAAAGGACAAAAGAAGTCTGCTCCTTCAGCATGAAAAACTCCACCTGTTCCATGAGATTGCTTCGCTTCGCTCGCATGACCTAAAAAGGGAAACGCTCGCCATGATATCCTAACCTCTACAACCTCTACCACTTCTAAAACCTCTACCACTTTCTGATCACCGATCACTGATCACCTTTCGCCCATCGCCCTTAGCCTCTCGCCCTTAGCCTTTAGCCAATCGTCTATGTCATCTACAACTTCTAGAACCTTTACAACTTCTACAACCTTCTTATCACAGCTCACTGCTCACCTATCGCCTTTCACCTATCGCCTATACTCACTTCTCACTTATTGTCCTCTGTAAAAGGATTGATTATCTTTAACTTCCCTTCAATTACCTGTCCGTGCTGCATATCTTTATCTTCTGTATATAAAATCGAACAATTATTTTCTAAAGCTGATGCTATTATAAGACTATCCCAAAACGATAATTTGTATTTAGTTCTTAATGTACTAGATTTTTTGAGACCTTTGCAAAATCAGCGTGATCAGTATTGCAAGCACAACCGCAAGGGATCCGTTCCTATTTTTCGTTCCGAAAAATGGGAACGGATCCTTGAACGGGCCTTAAGAAAAGATGTTTTGCAAAGGTCTCTTTTTATAGGTAGCAAAATCTATACCCACTATATTTGCAATTTTTGTTACATTTTTACAAATCAGTTTTGTAACTTTTTCATCTGGCAGTTCAAATTTCTTAATAAGATTCCAATGACATTCGTTTAATACTTGAATAGATATAATGATTTGGGCTTCTAACTGAAATAATTCTTCAAGCAGCTCTAAAGAAATTTCTCTTTTTCTTTGATCAGCTTTTACTCTACTTTCGGTAAGCCCATATATCCAAATATTGGTATCTACAAAAATCCTATCTTCTTTCATAAATTTCTTCTCTTAAAGCAATCTTGGAATAAGACTCTACTTTTACAGGTTGATAAAATCCCTCAGGTAAAATCCTCTTTCTTTTAATTTTATATTTTTTTAAAAGTGCCTCATAGAATTCTATCAATTCCTTCCTTGCCTCTTTGGGTAATATTTTGAGGTCTAATTGTTCTTGATTTTGTTCTTCTATTCTCATTTTTGATCACCTAAAATTGTATTTTTGAGACTTGCAAAATTATTAATGGAGCATGTTGTATCAGACAAGGTGTCACCGCGAGGCGACCGTTACGCCCACGCGATCCCTGTCCCTTCGCTTACCGAGATTGCTTCGCCTGAGATTGCTTCGGCACCTCGTGCCTCACAATGACGAGTTAAAGGGCGTTCGCTCGCAACACCCTCTGATCAAAGATCCCAACCTCTACAACCTCTAGAACCTCTACAACCTCTACCACTTCCTGTTCACCGATCACTGATCCCCTTTGCCTTTAGCCCTTTGCCTTTAGCCTAACTCAATAACTCCCCTCTCTCTTAATTACCACGCTTATGGTTTTGACAAGGAGGGTAAAATCAAGCCACAAAGACCAGTTGAGCACGTACCAGACGTCCATCTTTACCCGGTCTTCATAGGTCAGATTGCTGCGCCCACTTACTTGCCACAAACCTGTAATGCCAGGGCGGACCATAAAATAAAAGCTAGCATAATCTTGATAGTAGGTATCTATTTCAGAACAGGTAACAGGACGGGGGCCGACTAATGACATATCTCCTTTAATGACATTAAAGATCTGGGGCAATTCATCAAGAGAGGTCAAGCGTAAAAATTTCCCAACCTTAGTAATACGAGGATCATTTTTTAACTTATAATATGTGTTCCACTCTTTTAAAGCCTCGGGATTTTTTTGAAGATATTCTTCTAGTATTTTTTTTGAATTTTTATACATACTCCTGAACTTATAAACTTTGAATTTCCTACCGTTTCTACCGATTCTTTCATGAGCAAATATTGGCGAGCCCGGTGAATCAAGCACGATCAAAACAGCAATAATGCCCATAACAGGAAGCAAAACCGGTAACAAAAGAAAACTCAAAGTTAAATCAAAGCTGCGCTTGATAAACTGGTTCAGCGGCGATTTGAGATTGTTGCGCACCTTGATGAGAAAAAGCTTTTCGTGAAAAAGGGTGTGGGTTTCGGCGTTTAGCATGCCAAAGTTTTTAAACTCCGGCACAATGCAGACTTCTTTTACCATGCCCTGCACGTTGGCAAAAAGCTCGGAAAGCTGCTTACTGGTAAAAGAAGGCACCGCGATAAAGACGCTTTCTATATTCAAAAACCTGATGAATTTCCCTATCTGCTTAAGCCCGCCATAAACTTTTTTGCCCTCAACCAGGCGACCGTGTCTGGCAGGGTCATCATCTAAAAGCCCGATGACCTCATAGCCAAGATATTTTTCTCCAGAAAGGGCCCGGATGAGCTCCGCAGTCCCTTCTCCTGCGCCAAGGATCAAGGCCTTGCGCCGAAAGGCCCTCAAAGAAAAAAGAATTTTTTTGGTAAAATACCGGCAGCATGGCACTAAAAAGCAGGAAAAAATAAAAGAAAGTCCTAGCAGGAGACGAGACACTTCGTTAACGTTTTTTCTTACGGCCAAAAGGGCATAAATAATGATAAAAGAGAGGATGAGGGCCTTTATGACCTCGCGGGTTTCCTCCCAGAAAGGAAGACGCCGGTCGTAGGTGCGCAAATACCCAAGACAAAAAGGCACCACCAAAAGCAACCACCAAAATTTCTTTAAAATTAGCCAGGCTTGGGAAAGAGATAAAAAAGGTACTTGAGGAAGGGCCTTCCCAAGCTCATACCTAACCACAACAGCCAGGAAGACACTTAATAACACGGCAAAAATATCCCCGAGAAGAAGGGCCAGGTAGTATTCCGGACGTTCTTTGCCTGTTTGCCAGAGCGTTTGGGGATATACTTTAATGACTTTATTGATGGTACCGTTTAGTAGGGGTTTATTCGCCAGCTTGGCCATTCTCCACCCTCTTTTCTAAGGGCGAATACATATCATCTTTTCGGTTTTTTGCCAAGAATTGTTATGAGAGGAATCTAGATTGCTTCGCTCGCAATGACTTTTTTCAAGTGTCATCTGTTTTACGCTCCTGGTAATAGTATCGGGAGCGGGATCCTTCCCATTTTTCGGAACGAAAAAGAGAAATCTTTACAAAAACGCACAGAAGTCCTGGGCATTGAGTTGAATTTTTCTTGTTTAAGTACGAAGACTTGCTTATCTTCATTTAAGAACGTGTCTTTTTGAAACCGCCTACAAGGAGGGGCCGATGGAAATAAAATCACTTATAAAGATAAGCGACTATGAATGGGAAATACCCAAAAAGGGGGCTATGAATGTGCCTGGGCGCATATTTGCCAGCAAAAGGCTCCTTGAAGAAATGGATGAAAAAGTGCGCGAACAGGTCACCAATGTCGCCTGCCTTCCGGGAATTGTGCGAGCGTCCCTTGCCATGCCAGATGCCCACTGGGGGTATGGCTTTCCCATCGGAGGGGTGGCAGCCTTTGACCCAGATGAAGGTGGCGTTATCTCTGTTGGTGGCGTTGGGTATGACATTTCCTGCGGAGTACGTTGCCTGCGCACGGGTCTTAAACGAGAAGAAGTAGAACCATTCCTCGAAGAATTAATCGACGAGCTTTTTCATACCATCCCTGCCGGGGTGGGCTCTGAAGGAAAGCTTAAGCTTTCGGTGAATCAGCTTGACGAAGTGCTAGTTGGAGGAGCACGCTGGGCCGTGGCCAAGGGCTACGGTGAGCCCGAAGATCTTGAGTTCATCGAAGAAAAGGGTTGTCTACCTGGAGCTGACCCAAGTTGTGTTTCCGTTGAAGCTAAAAAACGCCAGCATCGCCAGGTAGGCACCCTGGGTTCAGGGAATCATTATCTTGAAGTCCAGTATGTAGCGGAGATTTATCATCGTGAGGCTGCAGAGGCCTTTGGCCTTGAACAAGGAGACGTGGTTATTTCCATTCACTGTGGTTCGCGCGCTCTGGGGCACCAGATTGCTACGGATTATCTCAAAGTGCTGGCCAAGGCCGCTAAAAAATATGGTATCCCCATACGCGAAAAAGAATTAGTGTGTGCGCCTATCCGTTCGCCAGAGGGTGAGCGTTATTA
Proteins encoded:
- a CDS encoding PIN domain-containing protein is translated as MKEDRIFVDTNIWIYGLTESRVKADQRKREISLELLEELFQLEAQIIISIQVLNECHWNLIKKFELPDEKVTKLICKNVTKIANIVGIDFATYKKRPLQNIFS
- the wbaP gene encoding undecaprenyl-phosphate galactose phosphotransferase WbaP, which encodes MAKLANKPLLNGTINKVIKVYPQTLWQTGKERPEYYLALLLGDIFAVLLSVFLAVVVRYELGKALPQVPFLSLSQAWLILKKFWWLLLVVPFCLGYLRTYDRRLPFWEETREVIKALILSFIIIYALLAVRKNVNEVSRLLLGLSFIFSCFLVPCCRYFTKKILFSLRAFRRKALILGAGEGTAELIRALSGEKYLGYEVIGLLDDDPARHGRLVEGKKVYGGLKQIGKFIRFLNIESVFIAVPSFTSKQLSELFANVQGMVKEVCIVPEFKNFGMLNAETHTLFHEKLFLIKVRNNLKSPLNQFIKRSFDLTLSFLLLPVLLPVMGIIAVLIVLDSPGSPIFAHERIGRNGRKFKVYKFRSMYKNSKKILEEYLQKNPEALKEWNTYYKLKNDPRITKVGKFLRLTSLDELPQIFNVIKGDMSLVGPRPVTCSEIDTYYQDYASFYFMVRPGITGLWQVSGRSNLTYEDRVKMDVWYVLNWSLWLDFTLLVKTISVVIKREGSY
- a CDS encoding RtcB family protein encodes the protein MEIKSLIKISDYEWEIPKKGAMNVPGRIFASKRLLEEMDEKVREQVTNVACLPGIVRASLAMPDAHWGYGFPIGGVAAFDPDEGGVISVGGVGYDISCGVRCLRTGLKREEVEPFLEELIDELFHTIPAGVGSEGKLKLSVNQLDEVLVGGARWAVAKGYGEPEDLEFIEEKGCLPGADPSCVSVEAKKRQHRQVGTLGSGNHYLEVQYVAEIYHREAAEAFGLEQGDVVISIHCGSRALGHQIATDYLKVLAKAAKKYGIPIREKELVCAPIRSPEGERYYRAMACGVNCALANRQVITHLVREVCEEVLPKAKISVLYDVSHNTCKIEEHPVNGKIKKLYVHRKGATRAWGPGRKELPARYRHVGQPVIIGGSMGTASYILVGTKEGEDKAFGSACHGAGRTMSRHAALKRWRADQIVAELKKKGIVVRAKSKKGLVEEAPEAYKDVSEVVEVAHKARLALKVAKVLPMGCIKG